One Kitasatospora sp. MAP12-44 DNA segment encodes these proteins:
- a CDS encoding VOC family protein has protein sequence MSVVTTPYPPGTPCWVDLMAPDQQAAIDFYRDLFGWQGAIGSDEFGGYSVLTLKDKAVAGIGSAVSMNDQPPPPTAWTTYLSASDADGAATRIADAGGTLFTPVMDVGTVGRMLVAADPAGAVFGVWQPVDFFGAQIVNEPGAVIWNELNTADPAGAAAFYPAALGVGVGPMEGMESYFSLSVDGRTVGGMQGLANQPPGTPSHWATYFAVDDTDSTVDAAVRAGATLLAAAFDTPVGRMAPIKDPQGGIFWVIAATGPGQA, from the coding sequence ATGTCCGTGGTCACCACCCCGTACCCGCCCGGCACCCCCTGCTGGGTCGACCTGATGGCCCCCGACCAGCAGGCGGCCATCGACTTCTACCGCGACCTCTTCGGCTGGCAGGGCGCGATCGGCTCCGACGAGTTCGGCGGATACTCGGTCCTCACCCTCAAAGACAAGGCGGTGGCCGGCATCGGCTCGGCCGTGTCGATGAACGACCAGCCGCCGCCCCCCACCGCCTGGACCACCTACCTGTCCGCGTCCGACGCGGACGGCGCCGCCACCCGCATCGCGGACGCCGGCGGCACCCTGTTCACCCCGGTGATGGACGTCGGCACGGTCGGCCGGATGCTGGTCGCCGCCGACCCCGCCGGCGCGGTCTTCGGCGTCTGGCAGCCGGTGGACTTCTTCGGCGCGCAGATCGTCAACGAGCCCGGCGCGGTGATCTGGAACGAGCTCAACACCGCCGACCCGGCCGGCGCCGCGGCCTTCTACCCCGCCGCGCTGGGCGTCGGGGTCGGCCCGATGGAGGGCATGGAGAGCTACTTCTCCCTCTCCGTCGACGGCCGGACGGTCGGCGGCATGCAGGGCCTGGCCAACCAGCCGCCTGGCACGCCCTCGCACTGGGCCACCTACTTCGCGGTGGACGACACCGACAGCACTGTGGACGCCGCGGTGCGCGCGGGCGCCACGCTGCTGGCGGCGGCCTTCGACACGCCGGTGGGGCGGATGGCGCCGATCAAGGACCCGCAGGGCGGGATCTTCTGGGTGATCGCGGCCACCGGGCCGGGGCAGGCCTGA
- a CDS encoding MarR family transcriptional regulator codes for MSSPRPAPAIGQELAIDEQVAIYQREFPTVDPQVETIVSTLSRVARRMGTAYGRQLTVLGITSAEWEVLKALVVAGSPYQLGPGELAKRLGLTPAAMTHRIDRMVAEDLVTRERDESNRVRVIIELTANGRDKWLESMRMAAVFEEELLQDIVGEERAVLSGMLARMLRRIEDGNR; via the coding sequence ATGAGCTCCCCCAGACCCGCGCCGGCGATCGGCCAAGAACTGGCCATCGACGAGCAAGTGGCCATCTACCAGCGGGAATTCCCCACCGTGGACCCCCAGGTGGAGACCATCGTGTCCACCCTGTCGCGGGTCGCCCGCCGGATGGGGACGGCCTATGGGCGGCAACTGACTGTGCTCGGAATCACCAGCGCGGAGTGGGAGGTGCTCAAAGCCCTGGTGGTCGCGGGCAGCCCGTACCAGCTGGGACCGGGCGAGCTGGCCAAGCGGCTGGGCCTCACCCCGGCGGCGATGACCCACCGGATCGACCGGATGGTCGCCGAGGACCTGGTCACCCGCGAGCGCGACGAGAGCAACCGGGTCCGGGTGATCATCGAGCTGACCGCCAACGGCCGGGACAAGTGGCTGGAGTCGATGCGGATGGCGGCGGTCTTCGAGGAGGAGCTGCTGCAGGACATCGTCGGCGAGGAGAGAGCGGTGCTCTCGGGGATGCTGGCGCGGATGCTGCGGCGGATCGAGGACGGCAACCGCTGA
- a CDS encoding MFS transporter, with amino-acid sequence MKQHTYGAGGPLRRVQVGNALSAFGSGFTMPYMFVYVNEVRGLGSFAAGMVFTVFALAALFVLPFAGRGIDRYGPRPVLLAGAALAATGAFSFGHATGTAGLLVSSFLFGGGVTTCQPALATMIVRCSTPTTRSHAFALQFTLVNLGMGFGALVGGQIVNVADPASLTRLFTIEALAFLALGAVTGTAKLAKGPALTAAAVAEPAGAQAPSGLRALRADKAMLRLCLLAGLIFFTCYGQFESGVAAFATDTVRTPPATLGMALGANALTIVLLQMFMVRITARHRRTTAMAATGVIWLGAWAAALLAGLIRGEAMAATIAIVSIYVLFGVGESMLAPTLGPIVADLAPTRLLGTYNSAFALVKQLAIAVGPAVGVLLVGTGMWPLYLAAMTGCTLLIVLLALSLRRHLTPAQDNVREDDVRGDDVRGDGRYDDDARELAPVPVRELRPVA; translated from the coding sequence ATGAAGCAGCACACGTACGGAGCGGGTGGCCCCCTGCGCCGGGTCCAGGTCGGCAACGCGCTGAGCGCGTTCGGCAGCGGGTTCACGATGCCGTACATGTTCGTGTACGTGAACGAGGTGCGCGGGCTCGGTTCGTTCGCCGCGGGCATGGTCTTCACCGTCTTCGCGCTGGCCGCGCTCTTCGTGCTGCCCTTCGCGGGCCGCGGCATCGACCGGTACGGGCCGCGCCCGGTGCTGCTGGCCGGCGCCGCGCTGGCCGCCACCGGCGCGTTCAGCTTCGGGCACGCCACCGGGACGGCTGGGCTGCTGGTCTCCTCCTTCCTCTTCGGCGGCGGTGTGACCACCTGCCAGCCGGCACTGGCCACGATGATCGTGCGCTGCTCGACCCCCACGACCCGCTCGCACGCCTTCGCCCTGCAGTTCACCCTGGTCAACCTGGGCATGGGCTTCGGCGCGCTGGTCGGCGGGCAGATCGTCAACGTCGCCGACCCGGCCAGCCTGACCAGGCTCTTCACCATCGAGGCGCTGGCCTTCCTGGCACTGGGAGCGGTCACCGGCACCGCCAAGCTCGCCAAGGGCCCCGCCCTGACCGCCGCCGCGGTGGCGGAGCCGGCCGGCGCCCAGGCCCCGAGCGGGCTGCGCGCGCTGCGGGCCGACAAGGCGATGCTGCGGCTGTGCCTGCTGGCCGGGCTGATCTTCTTCACCTGCTACGGACAGTTCGAGTCCGGTGTCGCGGCCTTCGCCACTGACACCGTCCGGACCCCGCCCGCCACCCTGGGCATGGCGCTGGGCGCCAACGCGCTGACCATCGTGCTGCTGCAGATGTTCATGGTGCGGATCACCGCCCGCCACCGGCGGACCACGGCGATGGCGGCCACCGGCGTGATCTGGCTGGGCGCCTGGGCCGCCGCGCTGCTGGCCGGCCTGATCCGCGGCGAGGCGATGGCCGCGACGATCGCGATCGTCTCCATCTACGTGCTGTTCGGCGTCGGCGAGTCGATGCTCGCCCCGACCCTGGGCCCGATCGTCGCCGACCTGGCGCCGACCCGGCTGCTCGGCACGTACAACTCGGCCTTCGCACTGGTCAAGCAGCTGGCCATTGCGGTCGGCCCGGCGGTCGGCGTGCTGCTGGTCGGCACCGGGATGTGGCCGCTCTACCTGGCGGCGATGACCGGCTGCACCCTGCTGATCGTGCTGCTGGCGCTGAGCCTGCGGCGCCACCTCACGCCGGCCCAGGACAACGTGCGCGAGGACGACGTACGCGGGGACGACGTACGCGGGGACGGCAGGTACGACGACGACGCACGCGAGTTGGCGCCCGTGCCGGTCCGTGAGCTCCGACCGGTGGCATGA
- a CDS encoding phospholipid carrier-dependent glycosyltransferase — MAETAVTERPDVVAPEAGGSAGTRPPVLAALTRRVPWLTRYADWIGPIAVAVFAGVLRFWNLALPNAFVFDETYYPKDAWSLLHQGYEGTWPLIANDQILAVPQIIPLSSEPAFVAHPPLGKWVIALGEWGFGLHPFGWRVMVALLGTLSVLMLARIGRRLFGSTLIGCTAALLMSVDGLQFVMSRVGLLDGILMFFVLAAFGCLLIDRDRTRARIARMTGVDGVDGDRVRLGLRPWRLAAGLLLGAACSVKWNGLQITAAFGLLAVLWDQAARRKAGARHPLGSMLRRDAAPAFFSLVGVAALTYLSAWSGWFATSGGYDRHWADGRPGLLPAALRSWWHYQAEMYTFNTTLTSPHQYQSNPWSWLVQGRPVSMYVENSNVGEHGCKAVGGCTAQILALGTPLLWWTACFALVYLLWRWFFRRDWRSGAVLCAVAAIYLPWFGFQERTIFSFYMVVLVPFLCLAVAQMLGAMLGPAGCSARRRAIGGAAAGAIVLAVVVCFAYFLPLYTGQVVPTSVWRDHMWFVSWI; from the coding sequence ATGGCAGAAACGGCAGTCACCGAGCGGCCCGATGTAGTGGCCCCCGAAGCCGGCGGCTCGGCCGGCACCCGCCCGCCCGTGCTGGCGGCGCTGACCCGGCGGGTGCCCTGGCTGACCCGGTACGCCGACTGGATCGGCCCGATCGCGGTGGCGGTCTTCGCCGGGGTGCTGCGGTTCTGGAACCTCGCGCTGCCCAACGCCTTCGTCTTCGACGAGACGTACTACCCCAAGGACGCCTGGTCGCTGCTCCACCAGGGCTACGAGGGCACCTGGCCGCTCATCGCCAACGACCAGATCCTCGCCGTGCCGCAGATCATCCCGCTCTCCTCCGAGCCGGCCTTCGTCGCCCACCCGCCGCTGGGCAAGTGGGTGATCGCGCTGGGGGAGTGGGGTTTCGGCCTGCACCCCTTCGGCTGGCGGGTGATGGTCGCGCTGCTCGGCACCCTCTCGGTGCTGATGCTGGCCCGGATCGGGCGCCGGCTCTTCGGCTCCACGCTGATCGGCTGCACGGCCGCGCTGCTGATGTCGGTGGACGGCCTGCAGTTCGTGATGAGCCGGGTCGGGCTGCTCGACGGCATCCTGATGTTCTTCGTCCTGGCCGCCTTCGGCTGCCTGCTGATCGACCGCGATCGCACCAGGGCCCGGATCGCCCGCATGACCGGCGTCGACGGCGTCGACGGTGACCGGGTGCGGCTGGGGCTGCGGCCCTGGCGGTTGGCGGCCGGGCTGCTGCTCGGCGCGGCCTGCTCGGTGAAGTGGAACGGCCTCCAGATCACGGCCGCCTTCGGCCTGCTGGCGGTCCTGTGGGACCAGGCCGCCCGCCGCAAGGCCGGCGCCCGCCACCCGCTGGGCAGCATGCTGCGGCGCGACGCGGCGCCGGCCTTCTTCTCGCTGGTCGGTGTGGCCGCCCTGACGTATCTCAGCGCCTGGTCCGGCTGGTTCGCCACCAGCGGCGGCTACGACCGGCACTGGGCCGACGGCCGCCCCGGCCTGCTCCCGGCGGCGCTGCGCAGCTGGTGGCACTACCAGGCGGAGATGTACACCTTCAACACCACGCTCACCTCGCCGCACCAGTACCAGTCCAACCCGTGGAGCTGGCTGGTCCAGGGCCGCCCGGTCTCCATGTATGTAGAGAACTCCAACGTCGGCGAGCACGGCTGCAAGGCCGTCGGCGGCTGCACGGCGCAGATCCTGGCGCTCGGCACCCCGCTGCTCTGGTGGACGGCCTGCTTCGCACTGGTCTACCTGCTGTGGCGCTGGTTCTTCCGGCGCGACTGGCGCTCGGGCGCCGTGCTGTGCGCGGTGGCGGCGATCTACCTGCCCTGGTTCGGCTTCCAGGAGCGGACCATCTTCTCCTTCTACATGGTGGTGCTGGTCCCCTTCCTCTGCCTGGCGGTGGCCCAGATGCTGGGCGCGATGCTCGGGCCGGCCGGCTGCTCCGCGCGCCGGCGCGCGATCGGCGGTGCGGCGGCGGGGGCGATCGTGCTGGCCGTGGTGGTCTGCTTCGCCTACTTCCTGCCGCTGTACACCGGCCAGGTCGTCCCCACGAGTGTCTGGCGTGACCACATGTGGTTCGTCAGTTGGATCTGA